A genomic window from Vitis riparia cultivar Riparia Gloire de Montpellier isolate 1030 chromosome 18, EGFV_Vit.rip_1.0, whole genome shotgun sequence includes:
- the LOC117907794 gene encoding laccase-15-like, whose product MWLIMKVFLLQILAFLLFGGGLHCEASTRRHTFVVREASYTRLCSTKNILTVNGQFPGPTIYAKKGETIIVDVYNRGKQNVTIHWHGVKMPRYPWTDGPEYITQCPIPPGSKFSQKIILSSEEGTLWWHAHSDWTRATVHGAIIVYPKNGTKYPFPKPNAEVPIILGEWWKSDVNAVLEEMLATGADPNVSDSYLINGQPGDLHPCSKSGTFKLTVDHGKTYLLRIINAALQDILFFSIAKHKMTVVGTDGSYTKPLTRDYITISPGQTFDVLLEANQRPDHYYMAAKVYSSAHGVEYDNTTTTAIVQYRGYYTPSSPPSLPHLPEHNDTNASVHFTGNLRSLADAEHPCNVPLNIGTKLIYTISMNTFPCANNSCLGPNKSRLATSINNISFQSPTIDILQAYYYNISDVYGDKFPSDPPLVFDFTAEYPPLKYETPRKGTEVRVLEYNSIVEIVFQGTNLVAGTDHPMHLHGYSFYVVGWGFGNFDKNSDPLRYNLVDPPLQNTIAVPKNAWTAIRFKASNPGVWFMHCHLERHLTWGMDTAFIVKNGKHPEAQMLPPPSDMPPC is encoded by the exons ATGTGGCTGATCATGAAGGTTTTCCTCTTGCAAATTTTAgcatttcttctttttggtgGTGGCCTCCATTGCGAAGCTTCAACCCGTCGGCATACTTTTGTG GTGAGGGAAGCTTCATATACAAGGCTTTGTAGCACCAAGAACATCTTAACAGTAAATGGACAATTTCCGGGACCAACTATATATGCTAAGAAAGGAGAGACGATCATTGTCGACGTTTATAACAGGGGAAAACAAAACGTCACCATTCATTG GCATGGGGTGAAGATGCCTAGATATCCATGGACAGATGGTCCGGAGTATATCACACAATGTCCAATTCCCCCAGGATCAAAGTTTAGCCAGAAGATCATCCTTTCCTCTGAGGAAGGGACTCTATGGTGGCATGCTCACAGTGATTGGACCCGAGCCACTGTTCATGGAGCTATAATCGTCTATCCCAAGAATGGAACCAAGTATCCTTTCCCCAAACCTAATGCAGAAGTTCCTATCATATTAG GAGAATGGTGGAAGAGTGACGTGAATGCAGTTCTAGAGGAGATGCTTGCAACCGGAGCTGACCCCAATGTCTCTGATTCTTACTTGATAAATGGACAACCTGGGGATCTACATCCATGCTCAAAATCAG GCACATTCAAGTTAACGGTGGATCATGGAAAGACCTATCTACTTCGCATAATCAATGCTGCCTTGCAAGACATTCTCTTCTTTTCCATTGCCAAGCATAAAATGACAGTGGTTGGAACAGATGGTAGCTACACCAAGCCATTGACACGAGATTATATCACAATATCACCTGGCCAAACCTTTGATGTCTTACTAGAAGCTAACCAACGCCCGGATCACTATTACATGGCAGCTAAAGTTTATTCCAGTGCCCATGGAGTCGAGTATGATAACACAACCACCACAGCTATTGTACAGTACAGGGGATACTACACTCCATCTTCACCTCCCTCTTTGCCTCATCTTCCTGAGCACAATGACACAAATGCGTCGGTTCACTTCACGGGCAACCTCCGAAGCTTAGCGGATGCAGAACATCCTTGCAATGTCCCATTGAACATAGGCACTAAATTGATTTACACTATTTCTATGAACACGTTCCCATGCGCCAATAATTCATGTTTAGGGCCCAATAAGTCGCGGCTCGCTACAAGTATAAACAATATAAGCTTCCAATCCCCGACAATCGACATATTGCAAGCCTACTATTATAACATCAGTGATGTATATGGAGATAAATTTCCTAGCGATCCACCACTGGTGTTCGATTTTACAGCTGAGTATCCTCCATTAAAGTATGAGACGCCGAGAAAAGGAACAGAAGTAAGGGTGCTCGAGTATAACTCCATAGTGGAGATTGTTTTTCAAGGGACAAACTTGGTTGCAGGGACAGACCACCccatgcatctccatggatataGTTTTTATGTTGTTGGATGGGGATTTGGGAATTTCGATAAAAATAGTGACCCTTTGCGCTATAATCTGGTGGATCCTCCCCTTCAGAATACCATCGCTGTTCCTAAGAATGCTTGGACTGCAATCAGATTCAAGGCATCCAACCCTG GAGTGTGGTTCATGCACTGCCATTTAGAGCGCCATTTGACTTGGGGCATGGACACTGCGTTCATAGTGAAAAATGGTAAACACCCAGAAGCTCAAATGCTGCCTCCGCCATCCGACATGCCACCATGTTGA